In a single window of the Leptospira sanjuanensis genome:
- a CDS encoding ABC-F family ATP-binding cassette domain-containing protein, translating to MNLISVDKISKEIGAKVLLGQISFGINEGEKIGILGINGSGKTTLLKLLAGLDVPDSGQILKNKILQIAVLSQSPSFNPDHTILEHIFSSPSPILKTVRAYEAVCGRLDSGDANVEEEYNRLMQEMDRLGAWELESWFRSVLKELEIPDLSLKMSSLSGGMLKKVALVQTLIEESNLLILDEPTNHLDVDTILWLQDYLIETKKAVILVTHDRYFLEEVTDRIIELENGNLSSFPGNFGFYLEKKAELEANRERAEHKEKQFLKKELEWLRRQPKARGTKQKGRTDRALEVLNRKKAGKEIVLDFSVSGRKLGKKILELKNLTKSFGKPILSGFSYTFKNGERIGIVGPNGAGKSTLLNLISGREKPDSGDVSVGMNTSFGYFDQISKELPGEMRVIDYIKKECGVSVKMSDDRVLSAADMLELFLFDGRLQAGTIKNLSGGERRRLYLVAILMTNPNFLILDEPTNDLDIKTLSVLEEFLAEFGGCILVVSHDRYFMDRTVDYLFVFEGDGAVEKFPGNYSEYLEYKNYLNKQKDKKQPEVRQKETDSSKNKKGLNFNQKKELEALEAEISELEDEERKLTELLQSGSGKPEELAVSGKRLTEIHSLLPLKMERWEELQSLL from the coding sequence ATGAATTTAATCTCCGTAGATAAGATCTCGAAAGAGATCGGCGCCAAAGTCCTATTGGGTCAAATCAGTTTCGGAATCAACGAAGGGGAAAAGATCGGAATTCTCGGAATCAACGGTTCCGGTAAAACGACCCTTTTGAAACTACTTGCGGGTTTGGACGTTCCAGACAGCGGACAAATTCTTAAAAATAAAATTCTTCAGATCGCCGTCTTATCGCAATCGCCTTCCTTCAATCCGGATCATACGATTCTCGAACATATCTTTTCCAGTCCGAGCCCGATTCTGAAAACGGTGCGCGCCTATGAGGCGGTTTGCGGCCGCCTCGATTCGGGGGACGCGAACGTCGAGGAAGAATACAATCGGCTTATGCAGGAGATGGATCGTCTCGGTGCATGGGAACTGGAATCCTGGTTTCGTTCCGTTTTAAAAGAATTGGAAATTCCCGATCTATCCTTAAAGATGAGTTCCCTTTCGGGCGGAATGCTCAAGAAAGTCGCCCTGGTTCAAACCCTCATCGAAGAATCCAATCTTCTGATTTTGGACGAACCCACCAACCATTTGGACGTGGATACGATCTTGTGGCTTCAGGATTATCTGATCGAAACGAAAAAAGCGGTCATCCTCGTAACGCATGATCGTTACTTTTTGGAAGAAGTCACGGATCGGATCATCGAATTGGAAAACGGAAATCTTTCCTCCTTTCCGGGAAACTTCGGATTTTATCTGGAAAAAAAAGCGGAACTGGAAGCCAATCGCGAACGGGCCGAACACAAGGAAAAACAATTTCTAAAGAAGGAATTGGAATGGCTGCGCAGACAACCGAAGGCCAGAGGAACCAAACAGAAGGGAAGAACCGATCGCGCACTCGAAGTGTTGAATCGAAAAAAAGCGGGAAAGGAAATCGTTTTGGATTTTTCCGTTTCGGGAAGAAAGCTCGGAAAGAAAATTCTGGAATTAAAAAATCTCACGAAGTCGTTTGGCAAACCGATTCTATCAGGTTTTTCTTATACGTTTAAGAACGGAGAACGAATCGGGATCGTAGGACCGAACGGCGCCGGGAAATCCACTCTGCTCAATTTGATCAGCGGCCGCGAAAAACCCGATTCGGGAGACGTGAGCGTCGGAATGAACACAAGTTTCGGTTACTTCGATCAAATCTCCAAGGAACTTCCGGGAGAAATGAGAGTGATCGATTATATCAAGAAAGAATGCGGAGTTTCCGTAAAGATGAGCGACGATCGCGTATTGAGCGCGGCGGATATGCTGGAACTCTTTTTGTTCGACGGACGTTTGCAAGCGGGCACTATCAAGAATTTATCGGGAGGAGAAAGAAGAAGACTCTATCTCGTCGCCATTCTGATGACCAATCCGAACTTTCTGATTTTGGACGAACCTACCAACGATCTCGACATCAAAACCCTTTCCGTTTTAGAGGAATTTCTCGCCGAATTCGGCGGATGTATTCTGGTCGTTTCCCACGATCGTTACTTTATGGATCGAACCGTGGATTATCTGTTCGTTTTCGAAGGGGACGGTGCGGTCGAAAAATTTCCGGGAAACTATTCCGAATATTTGGAATATAAGAATTATCTAAATAAACAGAAGGATAAAAAGCAGCCCGAAGTCAGACAAAAGGAAACCGACTCTTCTAAAAACAAGAAAGGACTGAACTTCAACCAGAAGAAGGAACTCGAAGCCTTGGAAGCGGAGATTTCCGAATTGGAGGACGAGGAACGCAAACTCACCGAACTTCTCCAGTCGGGAAGCGGAAAACCGGAGGAACTCGCGGTTTCGGGAAAACGTCTGACAGAAATTCATTCCCTTCTTCCCTTAAAAATGGAACGCTGGGAAGAACTGCAGAGTCTGCTTTAG
- a CDS encoding sensor histidine kinase, with protein sequence MEPLPITEERYRLLFDLSRDGVAVHSEGKILRANDALVKMLGYDSLEEVLGKPVLQFVHHRSQNVVKQRIQKMNQEGVGVGVLEEEFIRKDGSTLFVEVVASAFFEGERQFVQVIVRDINSRKRAELELERLRSKLQMTRERLLGVIEGTKDSICAVDINFRVIAFNSSFELNFWRLYGKKIEPGNLLPDMIQDPLERAVVIENWSRALRGEVYTIERTMRGFVQDVATLEISFSSIRDSSHNLIGATQIIRDITERKRAEEKLKKTLEEKEVMLKEIHHRVKNNLQVVASLLGLQAEHSENDQISQILKECERRIQSMALIHKELYQSENITKIDFYDYLNTLLVSLLHSFGKEKKIEFRISSKPNFVSIETAIPLGLIVNELVTNSLKYAFPNEEKGLICVKLRSDVEESVLEVGDNGIGMPNGFDLGKSESLGLRLVEILSRQLRGKSSFVPADEGKGTKFQVRFKI encoded by the coding sequence ATGGAACCGCTTCCCATTACAGAAGAACGTTATCGCCTGCTTTTCGATCTTTCGAGAGACGGAGTCGCCGTCCATTCGGAAGGGAAAATTCTCCGAGCCAACGATGCTTTGGTAAAGATGCTCGGCTATGATTCTTTGGAAGAGGTTCTCGGTAAACCCGTTCTTCAGTTCGTCCATCACCGTTCTCAAAATGTCGTAAAACAAAGAATCCAAAAGATGAATCAGGAGGGTGTGGGCGTCGGAGTTCTCGAAGAGGAGTTCATCCGAAAAGACGGCTCCACCTTGTTTGTCGAAGTCGTTGCGAGCGCGTTTTTCGAAGGAGAGCGTCAGTTCGTACAGGTCATCGTGCGAGACATCAATTCGCGTAAACGCGCCGAACTCGAATTGGAAAGACTTCGCTCCAAGCTGCAGATGACTCGGGAGCGTTTGCTCGGAGTCATCGAAGGAACCAAAGATTCGATCTGCGCGGTCGACATCAACTTTCGGGTAATCGCGTTTAATTCTTCCTTTGAGCTGAATTTCTGGAGACTTTATGGAAAAAAAATCGAGCCCGGAAATCTTCTACCGGATATGATTCAGGATCCGCTGGAACGGGCGGTCGTGATCGAGAACTGGAGCCGCGCTCTTCGCGGAGAAGTCTATACGATCGAAAGAACGATGCGCGGTTTTGTTCAGGATGTGGCGACGTTGGAGATCAGCTTTAGTTCGATTCGGGATTCTTCGCACAATCTAATCGGCGCGACGCAGATCATCCGAGACATCACCGAACGAAAACGGGCGGAAGAAAAACTCAAAAAAACTTTGGAAGAAAAGGAAGTGATGCTGAAGGAGATTCATCATCGCGTAAAAAACAATCTTCAGGTAGTCGCGAGCCTTTTGGGTTTGCAGGCGGAACATTCCGAGAACGATCAGATCTCTCAGATCCTCAAGGAATGCGAGCGAAGAATCCAATCGATGGCTCTCATTCACAAGGAACTCTATCAATCCGAGAATATTACAAAAATCGATTTTTATGATTATCTAAACACTCTTCTCGTGAGTCTTCTTCATTCTTTCGGTAAGGAAAAGAAAATCGAATTTCGGATTTCGTCCAAGCCGAATTTCGTTTCGATCGAAACCGCGATTCCTTTGGGATTGATCGTAAACGAACTCGTGACCAATTCCCTCAAATACGCGTTCCCGAACGAAGAGAAAGGCCTGATCTGCGTTAAACTCAGAAGCGACGTGGAAGAGTCCGTTCTGGAAGTAGGCGACAACGGAATCGGTATGCCGAACGGGTTCGATCTCGGCAAATCGGAATCCTTGGGACTGAGACTTGTCGAAATTCTTTCCAGACAATTGAGAGGGAAGTCTTCGTTCGTTCCGGCGGACGAGGGCAAAGGAACCAAATTCCAAGTTCGATTTAAAATTTAA